A section of the Methanoregula formicica SMSP genome encodes:
- a CDS encoding homocitrate synthase family protein — protein MKPLNIEICDVTLRDGEQTPGVSFSCKEKVEIATLLDEIGIEMIEAGFPAVSENEKHCVKTIANLGLDARISGFCRAKKPDIQDAIDCGVDMVSIFIPTSELHVRLKFKKPREQVLEESLEMIDYARDHGTQVRFAAEDASRTDIPFLKKVYQRAAERGAVLLSYADTVGCLIPSEMHAVMAELVSSVDRPFCAHCHNDMGCAVANTLTAAEAGAFQLHTTVNGIGERAGNTSLEELLIILWTKKGIDRYDLSKLTELSHLVEKYSGIFLPRNKPVTGELAFSHESGIHIAAILDDPSAYEYFSPDLVGGTRHFILGKHTGKKALEHVVASLGCELTEKQICAVLDLVKDHSEQKCNITPEVLRKLIRKVKESPA, from the coding sequence ATGAAACCATTGAATATTGAGATCTGTGATGTGACCCTAAGGGACGGCGAACAGACGCCGGGAGTTTCGTTCTCCTGCAAGGAGAAAGTCGAAATTGCCACCCTGCTGGACGAGATCGGTATCGAGATGATCGAGGCCGGTTTTCCGGCAGTATCGGAAAACGAGAAACATTGCGTGAAGACGATTGCGAATCTCGGGCTTGACGCCCGGATCAGCGGCTTCTGCCGGGCGAAAAAACCCGATATTCAGGACGCGATTGACTGCGGTGTTGACATGGTGAGCATTTTCATCCCGACGTCCGAGCTTCACGTCCGGCTCAAGTTCAAAAAACCCCGCGAGCAGGTACTGGAAGAATCCCTGGAGATGATCGACTATGCCCGTGACCATGGCACGCAGGTGCGGTTTGCCGCAGAAGACGCATCCCGCACAGATATCCCGTTCTTAAAAAAGGTCTACCAGCGGGCAGCAGAACGCGGGGCAGTCCTCCTCAGCTATGCCGATACGGTGGGTTGTCTCATCCCTTCCGAGATGCACGCGGTGATGGCAGAACTCGTCTCATCAGTCGATCGCCCGTTCTGCGCCCACTGCCACAACGACATGGGCTGTGCCGTGGCAAACACGCTTACCGCAGCGGAAGCCGGCGCGTTCCAGCTTCATACCACGGTGAATGGGATCGGTGAGCGGGCAGGAAATACATCGCTTGAGGAACTCCTCATTATCCTGTGGACAAAGAAGGGCATTGACCGGTACGATCTCTCGAAACTGACGGAACTGTCGCATCTGGTCGAGAAATATTCCGGTATTTTCCTGCCCCGGAACAAACCCGTTACCGGGGAGCTGGCATTCTCCCACGAGAGCGGCATTCACATCGCGGCCATTCTCGATGATCCGTCTGCCTATGAATACTTCTCTCCTGACCTCGTGGGGGGAACACGCCACTTCATCCTCGGGAAGCACACCGGGAAGAAGGCCCTTGAGCACGTTGTCGCATCCCTTGGCTGCGAACTTACCGAAAAGCAGATCTGCGCCGTCCTCGACCTGGTCAAGGACCACTCCGAACAGAAATGCAACATCACCCCGGAAGTATTACGAAAACTGATAAGGAAAGTGAAGGAGTCCCCTGCATGA